A region of Granulibacter bethesdensis DNA encodes the following proteins:
- a CDS encoding cold-shock protein, whose protein sequence is MATGTVKWFNATKGFGFIMPQDGGKDVFVHITAVQAAGLRGLDEGQKVTYEVAMERGKAAATNLRVA, encoded by the coding sequence ATGGCTACGGGTACAGTTAAGTGGTTCAATGCTACAAAGGGCTTCGGATTCATCATGCCGCAGGATGGCGGTAAGGATGTGTTCGTGCATATCACCGCTGTTCAGGCGGCTGGTCTGCGTGGCCTGGACGAAGGTCAGAAGGTGACATACGAAGTTGCGATGGAACGCGGCAAGGCCGCTGCCACCAACCTTCGCGTGGCCTGA